A part of Gossypium hirsutum isolate 1008001.06 chromosome A07, Gossypium_hirsutum_v2.1, whole genome shotgun sequence genomic DNA contains:
- the LOC121232367 gene encoding protein SOSEKI 2, producing the protein MTFKISIICDKNGLLKLRSYKNGFVWHDLAGNDFIFPSDGQEYILKGSEILDHTINSQALDITSSSFRLPKPAESQKSENEHDFPSIRRRRNQSWSSSDLHEYKVYKSESRPESIGRIAADASTQTDDKRRRRKALVKEPEIEELERTESQSQELELNHTTELSREEISPPPSDSSPETLERLSLGNGGGSNEDSLNRTAESCPSGRIKASSVLMQLVSCGSMSFKDCGASSEKDEGFSLIGHYKSRLPRGAGNCSQEGKEAGIKRETGSFSRVSLEDKEYFSGSLIETKKEEIPKSKRSSSYNADRHKPNTNLMKGLK; encoded by the exons ATGA CTTTTAAGATTAGTATAATA TGTGACAAAAACGGATTGTTAAAACTCAGGAGCTACAAAAACGGATTCGTTTGGCACGACTTAGCAGGAAACGATTTCATTTTCCCATCTGATGGCCAAGAATACATTCTCAAAGGATCGGAGATTCTCGACCACACGATCAACTCTCAAGCACTTGACATAACGTCTTCTTCTTTTCGATTACCAAAACCGGCGGAGTCTCAGAAGTCAGAGAACGAGCATGATTTTCCGTCAATAAGACGGCGGAGGAATCAGTCTTGGAGTTCCAGTGATCTCCATGAGTACAAAGTTTACAAGTCTGAGTCGAGACCCGAATCAATCGGGAGAATCGCTGCTGATGCGTCGACTCAGACTGATGATaagaggagaagaagaaaagcGTTGGTTAAGGAACCGGAAATCGAAGAGCTAGAAAGAACTGAAAGTCAAAGTCAAGAGTTGGAGCTGAATCATACTACGGAGCTGAGTAGGGAAGAGATTTCACCTCCACCGTCGGATTCAAGCCCGGAGACATTGGAACGGTTGAGCTTGGGCAACGGTGGTGGTAGTAACGAAGATAGCTTGAACCGTACGGCCGAGAGTTGCCCAAGTGGGAGGATTAAGGCGTCGTCCGTTTTGATGCAGTTGGTATCGTGCGGTTCGATGTCGTTTAAGGATTGTGGAGCCAGCTCAGAGAAGGACGAAGGGTTCTCGTTGATTGGACATTACAAATCGAGGCTACCACGCGGGGCAGGGAATTGTAGCCAGGAGGGAAAAGAAGCAGGGATTAAGAGGGAAACGGGGAGCTTCTCAAGGGTAAGCTTGGAAGATAAAGAGTATTTTAGTGGGAGCTTGATTGAGACAAAGAAAGAGGAGATCCCTAAATCGAAGAGATCTTCTTCTTACAATGCTGATAG ACATAAACCCAATACTAATCTCATGAAAGGACTGAAGTGA